A window of the Hevea brasiliensis isolate MT/VB/25A 57/8 chromosome 6, ASM3005281v1, whole genome shotgun sequence genome harbors these coding sequences:
- the LOC110644202 gene encoding uncharacterized protein At4g22758 → MPTTPKSNRKGQDSEKSRKNRLTEKASSFHGRIPVDVPKPRIHRPNTLPDLLGGRRTAGVSTEARPKLTKLLLNVTIQGSVGAVQILMSPESTVSDLIAFAIRQYTKEGRRPIVSADPSKFDLHYSQFSLESLDREGKLMELGSRNFFLCSKKSVVDSGNEIGSSSSGSGVTTTASPSSCSKEVEKAAKSVFPWLKFMDFML, encoded by the exons ATGCCGACAACACCGAAGAGTAACCGTAAAGGACAGGATTCGGAGAAGAGCAGGAAGAACAGGCTGACAGAGAAGGCGTCGTCGTTTCACGGGAGGATCCCGGTGGATGTGCCGAAGCCGAGGATTCATCGTCCAAATACGCTACCTGATTTGCTTGGAGGCCGGAGGACGGCTGGAGTGAGCACAGAGGCGCGTCCAAAGTTGACGAAGCTGCTATTAAACGTGACGATTCAAGGAAGTGTCGGTGCCGTACAGATTTTGATGTCGCCGGAATCCACGGTTAGCGATCTGATCGCTTTTGCTATCCGGCAATACACGAAGGAAGGCCGCCGTCCGATTGTTTCAGCCGATCCCTCCAAATTCGACCTCCATTACTCGCAATTCAGCTTAGAAA GTTTGGACAGAGAAGGGAAGCTCATGGAGTTGGGTTCGAGGAACTTCTTCCTTTGCTCCAAAAAGTCGGTGGTTGACAGTGGAAATGAGATAGGAAGTTCTTCAAGCGGCAGCGGCGTAACGACAACGGCGTCGCCTTCATCTTGCTCAAAAGAAGTTGAAAAGGCTGCTAAAAGTGTCTTTCCTTGGTTAAAATTCATGGATTTCATGCTGTAA